A region of the Dichotomicrobium thermohalophilum genome:
TCAGAGGGCTTCAGGACAAAGGTGTTGCCGCAGGCGATGGCCACCGGATACATCCACATCGGCACCATGGCGGGGAAGTTGAACGGCGTGATGCCCGCCACCACGCCGAGCGGCTGCCGGATTGCATGGCTGTCCACGCCGCTGCCGACTTCCTCGCTGACTTCGCCCTTCAGAAGCTGCGGCATGCCGGCAGCGAACTCGGCGACCTCCAGCCCGCGCTGCACCTCGCCCAGCGCGTCGTCGTGCGTCTTGCCGTGCTCTTCGGAAATCGCCTCCGCGAGCTTGTCGGCGTTCGCGCGCACCAGCTCCTTGAAGCGGTCGATCATGCGCGCCCGGCGCAGCACGGGCGTGCGCGCCCAGGCGGGAAACGCCTCCTTGGCTGCGGCGACGGCGCGTGCCACGTCATCGATGCTGGCAAGCTGAACCTGCCGAACAACCTCTCCGGTGGCCGGGTTGTAAACGTCGGCGGTGCGTCCGCCTGTGCCGTCCACGCGCTGGCCGCCGATATAGTGCTTGATCTGGTCCATGATCGCTTCCTCGCCCTTGTTTTTGGCGCAGCCTTACCTGCGCTACATCACTTCGTCGGTGCGGTCCCCGGTTTCGCCGTAGCGGTGCAGGGCCGGCGGCTTCAGCCCTTCATAGAGCTGGTCGATGTTGGCGTTAACTTGCTCGCCATGCTGCGCGAAGAGCGAGTTCCCCGCAAGGTCGCTGTCGACGATGAACGGGCCGAAATTCTCGACGTCGAACAGCCACATGGCCTGCGCGATGCCGAGTTCGTCGATCCAGAACACGTCGCGCACCCCCTTGATGCCGCGCCCGAGCAGCGCGCCGGTACCGTAGCCGACGGTCGTGAGGTAGACGGCCCCCATCGGGGCCAGCGTCTTCTTGTAGTCCTCGCTGGGCATGCCGCCCTTGCCGATGACGATCTTGGTGCCGGTCAGCTCCAGCCACTGCTTCATCCACTTGGAGAAGCGGAAGCTGGCGGTCGCCGTAACGCCGCCGATACGGTAGCCGCCGTCATCCGTCTGTGCCGCGGCGGGCGAGCAGTGGAAGTTGACGTTGCTCAGGCCGGTGAGATCCACCGGCAGCGGCTGCCCCTCGCCGATCACCTTCTGGTAGACGCCCTCGCGCGCGGTGTAGACGACGCCGTTCAGATAGACGACGGAGCCGAGTTCGAGCGCGGCGATGTCCTCCGGCTTGGCCGGCAGGTTCAGGCTGACTTGCTTGAGGCCGCTTCCTGACTGTCCCATCCGATCGTCTCCCTGCGCATGTAAGGGGTAAACCATTTCGGGTCGGTGCGATATTCGATCGACCCGTCAGCATGAATGCGGGCGGTCGCGCGGCGCGACGACAGGCAGAAGGTGTGTACGCTCATCGGCATCCCGCCCGTGTGGGTGAAGCCGCATTCGACGTGCACATCCACACACATCGACGAGCCGACGAAGCCCATCGCGCCCATGCCGATATTGTTGCCGAGTTCCTTCAGCTCGTCCTCCAGTTCGGCGACCTTCGGGTCCGGGTTCTTGTCACCGACAGGGCGCAGGCACGCCGCCTGCTTGCCCAGCACCATGCAGATATCCTTCGAGCCGCCGAGCCCGACGCCGACGATGGCCGGCTGGCACGCCAGACCACGCTTGCCGAAGGCGATCAGCGTGTCGAGGAAAAAACGCTTGATGCCGTCGATTCCGTCTCCTGGGAACAGCATCCGGTAGTCGGTGCCGAACAGCCCGCCCTTGTGGACGGTGGTGATGTCGATCCAGTCGGCATCCGGCTCGAAGCTCCATTCGACCTCCGGCGCGTTCAGGCCGACATTGTTGTTGTGGTCGTGCCGCCAGAGCGGGTGGACGCGGTTCGGGCGCAGCGGCACGTCGTGGGTGGCGCGGGCCGTGGCCGAGCGCAGCGCGCGCTCGAAGCCGACAAACCCGCCGTCGAATTTCGCCTCGTTGCCGACCTTGATGAAGTAGCGCGGCAGGCCGGTATCGGCGCACATTGGACGGCGGTCTTCGGTCGCGGCTTCCCAGTTGTCGATCATGGCCTTGAGGACAAAGGCGGACAGGTCGCCTTTTTCCATGTCGACCATGCCCTTGATCCCGTTGAGATAGTCCTCCGGGATGTCGATCGCGGCCTTGGTCATGACGTCGTAGGCCGCTTTTTCGATCGTTTCGTTGGCGATCACGGCAAGTCTCCTCGCTATTCCGCGGCGACCGATGGGTCCAGCAGCGTCTGTCCGGGCTGGACGATATCAAAGCTCACCGGTGCCATTTCCAATTTCAGTTCGTCGCCCTCCAGCGAAATTCGCGTGTAACGCGTTGCGTCGAGATCGCCGGTTTCCGGGAAATCCTCGCGGTAATGCGCCCCGCGCGAATCCTCGCGCGCCAGCGCGGCCGTGGCGATCACCTTGCTGGCCATCAACAGGCTCTTCAGGTTGAGCCAGTCATGCCAGGTCAGGTTGAAGCGGCGGTCGCCGTCGGCGAGCCCGGTGTGGTCCAGCTCGGCTTCATAGTCGGCCAGCTTCGACAGCCCGCGCTTGACGCCCGCTTCCTCGCGCATCACCCCGACATCGTCCCACATCGTCTGCCACACGCGCTCGCGCAGGCCGAGAAGATCGCCGGGGGGCTGCGAAAACGGATATTCCGCCCGGGCAACGCTTGCGTCGATAGCCGCCTCATCCGCTTCCCGCCAGCCCTCGCGCGCAGCGAAGGCTGCCATGCTGTCGCCCGCGATGCCGCCGAAGACGGTCGAGTTCGCCACGCCATTGCCGCCCAGCCTGTTGGCGCCGTGCACGCCGCCGCAGTCCTCGCCCGCGGCGAACAGGCCGGGCAGGGCGGTGGAGGTGTCCGGTTCGAATTCCGCGCCGCCCATGAGGTAATGCGCCGTCGGTACCACCTCGACGCGCCCGCCGGCCAGGTCGAAGCCGCAGTCCGCGCAACGCTTGACCATGCCGGGGAACATCTTGGCGACCTTCTCCGGGCCGAGATGCGCCATCTCGATGTAGACCCCGCCCATTGGCGTGGTGTGGCCGTCGCGCATTTCTTTATAGATCGACCGGCTGACGATATCGCGTGTGGCGCGCTCGCCGCGCGCGTCATATTTGTGCATGAAGCGCTCGCCGCGCCCGTTGAGCAGGTAGCCGCCCGCCCCGCGCAGGCCTTCTTCCAGCACGGTGCCGGTCATGCGCGTGTCTGGCCCGCCGAGCAGGCCGGTGGGGTGAAACTGCACCATCTCCATGTCGCGCAAGCTCAGCCCGGCGCGCAGCGCCATCGCCAGCCCGTCGCAGGACTTGTCGCCCGAAGGCGTGTGATAGAGATACATCGTCGGCCCGCCGCCGCTTGCCAGCAGCACGGCCTTGGCCTGTACGAAGCGGTAGACGCCTTGACGCATGTCGATCAGCAGCGCGCCGGCCGCGCCCGAGCCGTCTTTCGCCGGGATGATGTCGAGCGCGCGGTGTTCTTCCATCGCGCTGACGCCGCGCGCACGGACCTGTTCCATCAGCCGGTTGATGATCTCGATGCCCGTCAGGTCGCCCTTGTGGACTGTGCGGTCGAAGGTCTGACCGGCAAAGGCTTTCTGGTGGAGCGTGCCGTCCGGATTGCGGTCGAAGAAGCAGCCGACCTCGTTTTCCAGTTCGCGGATGCGCTCGATCGCGGTCACGCAGAGTTTCCAGGCGAGATCCTGCCGGGGCAGCCACTTCCCGCCCTCGATCGTGTCCATGAAATGCCGCTCGATGGAGTCGCCCGCCGCCAGCGCGACATTGTAGCCGCCCTGAACCATCCGCGTGCAGCCGCATTTGCCCATCAGGCCCTTGACGGCGATCGTTACGTCGAGATCGGGGTTCGCCTGCTTGGCGTGCAGCGCCGCGAAGAGACCCGCGCCGCCCGCGCCGATGATCAGAATATCCGTGCGGTGGCGTTCAATCTGCATCAGAAAGCTCCCAGCAAGAAGGCGCCGCCTGCGACGACCGCTGCGCCAATGCCGGCCGTGATCCAGCCTTCGCGCGCACCATCGCGCCACGGCAGCAGCTCCAGCGCGAGCAGGCGAAGACCGAAAAAAAGATGAATGGTCAGCAGCACCACAAGGCCCCACTCCGCGACCTTGAACAGCGGCGTATCGGCGAGCACCAGGAAGCGGTTCAGCTCCGCCGCCCCCTCCAGCGCCAAGCCGAGCACCAGGAAGTGCAACGGCAGGAACAGCGCCAGCGCGATGCCCGAAATCCTGTGGCCGATGAAGGCCCAATAGCTGCGGTGACGGCGCGGCGAGCTTCTCATACCGGCCCTCCGATCACGGCGATCACGGCCCGCGCGCCCATCGCGACAAGCACGACTGCAAACAACACCATCGCCCAGTCCACCAGCCTGCGTGACAGCGGCGTCCACTCGATCAGCACGTTGCGCAGGCCGATGGGCGCGTGCACAGCGGCGGCGAGCACGAACAACGAATAGAATGCCGCCCAGCCGATGCTCCCTTGCGTGCGCCCGAGGATCGCGTCGGCGGTCAGGCCCTGACGCACGGCGTAGATGATCAGCAGCAGATGCACGAGCACGAGCGGGGCCAGCAGCATGGCTGACAGGCGCTGCGCGATATAGAGATTGCGCTCCATTTCACCGCACTCCCAGGAAGTCGAGCAGGGTCATCCGCCGCAGCCCGGCGATGCTCTCGGTCGGGCTGATGCCGATCGGGCAGTGCTTCATGCAGCTTCCCTGCGTGTGACAGGCACCGCAGCCGCCCGCCTCGCTGACCTTGCGCAGCGTCTCGCGCTGGGCGGTGTGGCGCTCGTCATTCATCAGCGTCCAGGCGCGGTTGAGCGCGGCCGGGCCAAGATAATCGTCGTTCCAGGAGACGACATCGCAGGCGGCGTAGCAGATGCCGCAGTTGATGCATTCGATGCCGCGATCGGCGTTGCGCCGCTTCTTGCTGGTGGGGTTAACCGCCGCTGGCGCCTCGTTGCGCGTTTTGGCGCCCTCGAAGCGGCCACCGGCCTTCTGCCACTTGTCGAAGAACTCGCTCATGTCGCAGGCGAGGTCCTTGATGACCGGCATGTTGCGCAGCGGCTCGATGGTGATATGACCGTCGCCGGCGACGCGGCGCACATGCGTGCGGCAGGTCCAGCGCGGCACACCGTTCACGGTCATCGCGCAGGAGCCGCAAACGCCTACGCGACAGGCAAAGCGATAGGCGAGCGCCGGTTCGTGGTGGCGCTGAATCTCTGTGACGACGTCGAGCACAGTCTGGTTCTCGCGCCACGGCACGGTGTAAGTCGCGAACGCGCCATCCTTGCCGCCGCGCCAGACATCCACGCGGAGATTGCGGGTTTCCTCGGTCTCAGTGGGTTTTTGCAGTGCCTCTTGCATAGCCTAGTGTGCTCCTGGCGCGTCCTTCGCGAAAACCGGCGCGGGCTGCGCGTCCAGCTTGACGTTGATGCAGGCTGGTTTGCCGCTCGCGCGGGCACGCGCAAGGGCTGGCCCGAGTTCCTCGGCGGTGGTGACGTATTCACCGTGTGCGCCCAGCCCTTCAGCGGCCTTGTCATAGCGCGTCGGCAGCAGATCGCAGCCCGTCTGGCGGTCCGCGCCGAACTCGCGAATCTGCAGCATTCGCTCGGCATTCCAGCAGGCGTCGTTGCCAATGACGAAGATGGCGTTCGCGCCCTCGCGGACGGCGGTGTCGAATTCGCCCAGGTAGAAGCCGGCGGTCCCGTCCCCGAGCGTGCAGATGACGGTCGCATCGGGGTCGGCGATCTGCGCGCCGATGGCGTTGCCCATCGCGCTGGCGATTGCGGCGGAGACGCCGTTCATCACCCGGCGCGACGCATTGACAAAGCCCTGCATCCACTGCCCGAATTCACCGCCATCGGCGACGTAGATCGCGTTGCCCGCGCTTTCCACCACCTCCTGCAGCGCCTGCGCGACATCGAGCGGCACAACGCCGTCACCAGTCGGCGGCAGCGCTTCCATCTCGCGATTGGCCAGCGCCTCGGCCACTTCAGCGCGCCAGGCATCGCGCGGGTTGCCGACGCTCGCCCCCTCGATCAGGCGCTCGGCGCACAGGTCGGCGTCGGCCTTGATCCGGCCGGTGAGTCGCGACCCGAGCGCGCGTTCGGCCTGCTCCAGCGCCGATTCATCCGGCGCAACGGCAAACACGTTGGCATCAGCGGGGAACACGCCCTCCTCGCCATATCTCACGGTGTAGTCGATTTGCTTGCCCAGACTTACAATCAGATCCGCGTGTTTCAGGGAGTCGGCGAATTGGCCGAGCGCCGGGTCGCGGAGCGCACGCGGGCTTTCGATCGGCACGACGGGGGCGTCGATGGCGTCGGTCAGCGCGGCGAGCAAGTCTCCCGCACGCGTCTCCGTCATCGCCGGGCCGGTCAGGATCACGGGGCGCTCCGATGCGGCAAAAGCCTCAAGAAGCGTCTCGATGTCGCTCTCACGCGGCAGTGCGGGCTGGCGGGCGAACGCGTCAGCGGGCGGCACGGTCGCATTCGTCTGCGCCGTCAGCACGTCGGCAGGCAACGCCACATGCACCGGCCCCGGACGACCCGAGCGCGCAAGACTGATCGCGCGCGCCAGGTCCTCTCCGAGGGTGTGCTCGCTCATGACACGCACGGAGGCCTTCGTCACCGGCCCGGCCATTGTGGTCTGGTCAAGTTCGTGAAAGGCCCCGTAGCCGTCGCGTACAAGCGGCGAGTCGCCGCTTAGCAGAATGACAGGCGTTTCCGACGTCTTGGCCGAATACATTGCTGAGAGGGCGTTGGCAAAGCCGGGCCCGGCAGTCACCATTGCTACGCCGACGTCGCCGGTGAGCTGCGCGTAAGCCTCCGCCATGAAGACGGCGCAGGCTTCGTGGCGCGTGTGGATGAGACGCAGGTCGGTGTCGAGCGCAGCGTCGAAGATCGACATGATCTGGTTGCCGGACAGCGCAAAAACGGTCTTGGCGCCGCAGGCGGCCAGAGACTGTGCGACTATGTCGGCGCCTCTCATGCGTTGTCCTCCCTGCACCCCCTTCGAGGGCTTTGCTTTCGTTGCCAGGAACGCTAAAAGTTTTTACTGACTCAATCAAGCCCCTTTCCTCTTGAGCGCGGCTAAACGCAACAAGGCGCCGGAGCAGGCCGATGGACGTGAAATCCCTTTATACACTCATCGCGATTGCCGACCACGGCAGTTTCGGCGATGCCGGGCGGGCGGTCGGTCTGTCCACGTCGGGCGTGAGCCTGCAGGTCCGCGCGCTGGAGGACGAGCTCGGCATGACGCTCTTCGATCGCAGCACCCGGCCGCCGCGGCTGACCGACCAAGGCCGCGCCTTTGTCCAGCGCGCCCGCGAGGTGATCGCCGCCTGGGAGAATCTGAGCGAGAGCCTGAAGCGCGACGCCACGCGCGGGGTACTCCGGGTCGGGGCGGTCCACACCTCGGTTTCGAGCATCGTGCCGCCCGCGCTCGCCCGGCTGCAGGCGCGGACGCCGGACCTGCACATTCACCTGATGACGGCGCTGTCGCATGAACTGGAAGACGCGCTGAAGCGCGGCACGCTGGATGCGGCCATACTCTCGCGACCGGCTTCGGTCGATCCGGCGCTCCGCTACCGGCCGGTTGTCGAAGAGCCGCTGGCCGTCATCGCGCATGAAAGCCTGGAAGGGGCCAGCGACCGCGAGCTCTTGGAGCGCCATCCCTATGTGCGTTTCAACCGATTTGCGCGCGTCGCGCGGCAGGTGGAGGCCGAGTTCGCCCGGCGCGGCATTGTCATAAGTTCCCGGATGGAGGTGGATACGCTGGAGGGCGTGGTTCGGCTGGTCGGCAGCCTGCTAGGCGTTTCCGTCGTGCCAGTGCCGCGCGTCGGCTTCCAGTTCCCTGCGGAGATTCGCACGGTGCCGTTCGGCGCCCCGCCGATCGTGCGCGAACTCGGATTGATCGAGCCGGCGGTAAATGCGCGCGCGCACTTCTGCGATCTGCTCTTTGAGGAGCTTGAAGCCCTGGCGTCTGGGGATCAGGAGAGGAAAGGAGAAAATGGTACCGCTGCCCCGGCTCGAACGGGGGACCTCTAGATCCACAATCTAGCGCTCTAACCAACTGAGCTACAGCGGCCCTCGGATGACCATAAGGCTAGTGCGTCACACGCCACGATGCAAGAGGGTCGGGCGGGCGCGCGCCGGCTTCTCGGCAGCCGGAATGTTCTTCCTATGTTCGCATTTTGGAATTGACACGCATTGCGCGAGAAGTTAGAACATAAAGTGAACATTGGGCCCCCGCTAGAGTCCCAACGTTCCCCGCGCCGCTCAGGGTATCGACTGTGCGATTGCCGCCGCACAGCGTCCCACGGAACGGCGTCATTCAAGCGCAGGCGGGTTGCCGCAGCGGGCGCGCTGCACTCAGGTTGCTGCGTGAGCGCGCTCAGGCCCCGGCCATCGACCCTTCCCCGCCCCCACCGAAGGATGGTTCGGTCGGCTGCGGCGCCCGTCTGCGCTTTTTTCTTTCTCATGCGCGGCGTTTTGCCGGGGTTGGCATCGTATCGTTTGCCGGCCCAAATGATAAGCTATCCGCGAGCTCAAGTTCCTTTCGGGGCGAAGCACGATGGCGCGCATTGATGTAATAGGGGCCGGGATCACTGGCTTGTGGCAGGCTTTTACGCTGGCCGAGCGCGGCCATCATGTGCGCCTGCTAGAGCGCAGTCGCGAGCCATTTGCCGATGCGGCCAGCCGGTTGGGCGGGGCGATGCTCGCGCCTTACTGCGAGGCCGAAGCCGCACCCGCGATCGTTCGCGACCTCGGCCTGCACGCCATGACCATTTGGCAGGACAAGCTCGACTGCGTCCAGCAGACAGGGACGCTCGTCGTCGCCCAGCCGCGCGACCGCGCGGAGCTCAACCGCTTCGCCGCGCAGACCGAAGCCCATGAGACGGTCGACAGCGCCCGCGTCGCCGAATTGGAGCCGGCACTCGAAGAACGCTTCCGTACCGGTCTTTTCTACGCGCATGAGGCCTATGTGCCACCGAATAGCGCGCTTGCCGCGCTTCTGCAGGGAATCCGGGCTGCCGGCGCTGAGCTGCATTTCGGGGCTGAAAGGATCGAAGGCTACGCGGACTTCACGATTGACTGCCGTGGCCTCGCCGCGCGCGACGATCTTCCAGGCTTGCGCGGCGTGCGCGGAGAAATGGCATTGGTCGAGACCTCGGAGATAACGTTGCACCGGCCTGTTCGCCTCCTGCATCCCCGGTTTCCCCTCTATGTGGTTCCTTGGGGCGGCGACACTTACATGATTGGTGCGACCGTGCTGGAAAGCGACGATCGCGGTCCGGTGACGCTCCGCTCGGGGCTCGACCTGCTTGGGCTTGCCTATGCGCTGCACCCGGCATTCGGCCAGGCACGGATTGTCCAACTCGCTGCGGATGTCCGTCCGGCCTTTTCCGACAACGTGCCGCGCATTATTTTCCGGGGAAGCCGCATCTACGTGAACGGCATGTATCGGCACGGCTACCTTACGGCGCCCGCGCTGGCGGCGATGACAGCGGACTACGTGGAGGGGCGCCGGCCGAATTCGGAGATTATCGTTGAGGATAACGGTTAACGGCGAACAACGGGAGACGCAGGCCGCCACGCTGGAACAGTTGTGTGCCGCGCTGGGTTACGGTGAGCAGCGCATTGCGACAGCCGTGAATGGGGAATTCGTCCCCGCGGACGAGCGGCCGAAGACGCGCCTGCACGACAATGACAGGATCGAGATCGTTGCGCCGCGCCAGGGCGGCTGACGGCGCGCGAAGCGAGACCGCCATGAACATGATCGACACGAAAGACGCGCTGGAGCTTTACGGTACGCGACTCACCTCGCGGCTGTTGCTGGGCACGGCGCTCTATCCCTCGCCGGAGATGCTGCGGGCAGCCTTCGAGGCCTCCGCTGCGCAGATCGTCACGGTTTCACTGCGTCGTGAGTCTTCCTCGGAGCGTGCGGGCGAACAGTTCTGGCGCTTCATCGAGTCGCTTGAAGGCGTGCGCGTCCTGCCCAATACCGCCGGCTGCCGCACGGTGAAGGAGGCGGTGACGACCGCGCAAATGGCGCGGGAGATGTTCGGGACGCCCTGGGTCAAGCTGGAGGTGATCGCCAACGACGACACGCTGCAGCCCGACGTGATCGGTCTTGTCGAGGCTGCGCGCATCCTCACCGAGGAAGGGTTCCAGGTCTTCCCCTACACGACGGAGGACCTGAGCGTGGGCGAGCGGCTGATCGAAGCCGGCTGCGATGTGCTCATGCCGTGGGGCTCGCCGATCGGCTCGGGGCAGGGGCTGAACAACATTTTCGGCCTGCGGATGCTGCGCGCCTATTTCCCTGATGTGCCGCTCATCGTGGATGCGGGCATCGGCGCGCCATCCCATGCCGCGCATGCGATGGAGCTCGGCTATGATGCCGTATTGCTGAACACCGCCATCGCAAAGGCTGGCGACCCCGAGCAAATGGCCGCCGCCTTCGCCCGCGCGATCGAAGCTGGCCGGCTGGGGTACAAGGCCGGGATCATGCCGCCGCGCGAGATGGCGAGCCCCTCCACGCCGGTTGCCGGAACGCCGTTCTTCGAGCCTGACGATGATTGATCGCTTTTATCCCGTCCTGCCCGACATCGACTGGCTGGAGCGGCTGGTGCCGCTTGGTGTCCGCTTCGTGCAGCTCCGGCTGAAGGAGGCGCCGGAGGATGAAGTGCGCAGCCAGATCAGCCGGGCCATGGCGCTGTGCGCGGAACACGGGGCGGAGCTCGTCGTCAATGATTATTGGCGCGAGTCGATCGACCTCGGCGCGGATTTCGTGCACCTGGGACAGGAAGACCTGGCCGCAGCGGATGTCTCGGCCATCCGCGAAGCGGGCATCCGCCTCGGCGTTTCGACGCATGATCACGACGAGTTGGCCAAGGCGCTGGCCGTAGAGCCGGACTATGTGGCGCTCGGGCCGATTTATGAGACCAAGCTCAAGAAGATGAAGTGGGCGCCGCAGGGCCTTGATCGTGTGCGGGAATGGAAGGAAGCCCTACCCTGTCCGCTCGTGGCCATCGGCGGAATCACGGTTGAGCGCGCACCGGACGTGCTGGCGGCGGGCGCGGACAGCATCGCGGTCGTCACCGATCTCGTCACGCACCCCGACCCCGAAGCGCGGACACGCCAATGGCTGGACGTCACGCGTTAGCGGCGACCCGGCGACGAAGAACTTGGCTGGGTCGCGTCGCTACGCTCGCGATGACGGTCAGATGCGGGGCCACTCACTCAAGCGCGGAGGTCGCGCCGTCGACGAAATTGAAGCCCGTGCCGTAGACGACCACCTCGACCCCGCCGTCGACGAGGTTCGGATGGGCAATGCGCACCGCGAGACAGCCATCATAGCCCTGTTCGCGTGCCTTCTCGTCCAGCCGTTCCAGCGCGCGCTCCACCGTGTCCTCCACCAGCGCCTCATAGCGCGCCATGCGCCCGCCGAAGGTGTTCGTGATCTTCTCGCGTACGTCCTTGATGAGGTTGGCCGCAGTCACGGCATAGGCCGTCACCAGCCCGCCTTCGCGCACTTCCCGCCCGGAAAGCCTGTCGACCGTGTAGAGCGTCATTCTTTCCCGCGCCCGATTTCCCGGCCGTGCTGATCCTTCACGATGATCGTCGTTCGCCGCCCGCGGATCATCCGTGCCACAAGGATGATGAAGATCAGCAGCGCCAGCGCCGTGACGGCCAGCGTCCAGGTGTAGGCCTCGACGAACACGCGTGGCTCGACCTGACCTGCGCGGACCTTGCCGAAATCATTGACCATGCCGAACAGGCTGAACGTGCCGCCGGGGTTGAGCAACATGTCGATCGCCGCGTCCTCATCTGCGCTCGCCAGCACCGCCTCCTGCAGCCCGAAGCGCGCCAGTTTTTCCATCCGTGCAGGATTCTCGGAAACCGAGTCGAGCAGCGCGCGGGCCGATTTCTCCGGCAACTCGGTTTCATAGCGCGCCAGCGCGGCGAGTTCCTCTTCATCCAGCCGCGTGGCGAGGCTGCGAACCTTGGCCGGAGGCAGCGCCAACAGCCGTTCGCGCGCTACGCTCGGCAGGGCGGCGAGCCGGTATACGGCCGTGCTGTCATCCACGGAAAGCAGCCGGTTCAGCTCGGGCTGTGAAATCTGCTCCGGCCGGATGCGGCTGTAGACGTCAAAGCGCAGCACCTCGTCAACGCGATCACCCGCCAGTTTTGACCAGGCGATCCCGCTCTCGAGCGAGCGTGTCTGGCGCGCGATCTCGATGCCGTCCAGGCTGAGCGTGTCCAGCGCGGTCTTGAGCGAGCTGCCTTCCAGGCGCTCGAACACCGCCGGCTCGCCCTCCTGCTGGACGATCAGCTCGACGATCTCGCCCAGCCGCGCCAGCTCTTTCGCTTCGCGCTCGCGGAGGAAGTCCTTGAAGGCCGCGTTCTGGTCCGCCAAGGAGAGCAGAAGATCATAGCGATCCTGAAACGATTGCCACATCGCGAACATGTTGGCAGCGGTTTCCTGCGAGATAGTCTCGATGTTCTCGTTGACAAAGCCGGAGATGCTCTCGGCGATCTCGGTCTTGATGAGCTGCTTGGAATCGTCCGACTTCATCCGCTCCTCGATAAGCGGAAAGACGCCTTCGCCCGCGTCGATCAGGTCCTTCACGATCAGCGCCAGCCCGATCAGCCCGGTAAAGGATGAGACGATCCGCGTGGCGATTGCGCCGGCCAGCCGCCGGCCCATCTGGGCCACCATGCGCGCGATCATGCGCCGCGTCATCACAAGCAGCAAGCCGCCGATCGCCTCGCTGCCCTGAAAGACCAGATCGCCCGTTGTGATGGCGGGTGTGCCGGACTGCGCCGCGACATCCAGCGATGTTTCCGTCTGTTGAACGAACGACTGCGCGATCGCGCCGCCATAGCGTGCTTCAAGCGCCAGCCGCATGCAGGAGACCGCCGGGCCGGAGGCGGCCGCGGCCGCCGTTTCGAGTCGCGCACCGATATCCTTGCCGATCGCCGTTGTCAGGTCGGACATGGCGTTGCGGAAGGCCTCGGAGGTGTAGGTCTTCTCCGCGACGGCGATCGCGAATTCCTCCGCCTGATCTCGGCTGATGGTGGAATAGGCGCGGTCGAACCAATCCGTATCGGCGCGGACTTCCTGGATGGCGATGTCGATCTGCTCATCGATACGCGCATCCATTCGGGTCTCGGTCCATTGCTGCTGGACCAGGGCGGCATAGTTCAGCCCGCTCAACTCCGCCTTGAGGCGCTGCTGTGTGATCGACCCGATCGCCGCGCGCACGTTTTCGTCGTCAAGCTGG
Encoded here:
- a CDS encoding thiamine pyrophosphate-binding protein, whose product is MRGADIVAQSLAACGAKTVFALSGNQIMSIFDAALDTDLRLIHTRHEACAVFMAEAYAQLTGDVGVAMVTAGPGFANALSAMYSAKTSETPVILLSGDSPLVRDGYGAFHELDQTTMAGPVTKASVRVMSEHTLGEDLARAISLARSGRPGPVHVALPADVLTAQTNATVPPADAFARQPALPRESDIETLLEAFAASERPVILTGPAMTETRAGDLLAALTDAIDAPVVPIESPRALRDPALGQFADSLKHADLIVSLGKQIDYTVRYGEEGVFPADANVFAVAPDESALEQAERALGSRLTGRIKADADLCAERLIEGASVGNPRDAWRAEVAEALANREMEALPPTGDGVVPLDVAQALQEVVESAGNAIYVADGGEFGQWMQGFVNASRRVMNGVSAAIASAMGNAIGAQIADPDATVICTLGDGTAGFYLGEFDTAVREGANAIFVIGNDACWNAERMLQIREFGADRQTGCDLLPTRYDKAAEGLGAHGEYVTTAEELGPALARARASGKPACINVKLDAQPAPVFAKDAPGAH
- a CDS encoding fumarate hydratase; the protein is MIANETIEKAAYDVMTKAAIDIPEDYLNGIKGMVDMEKGDLSAFVLKAMIDNWEAATEDRRPMCADTGLPRYFIKVGNEAKFDGGFVGFERALRSATARATHDVPLRPNRVHPLWRHDHNNNVGLNAPEVEWSFEPDADWIDITTVHKGGLFGTDYRMLFPGDGIDGIKRFFLDTLIAFGKRGLACQPAIVGVGLGGSKDICMVLGKQAACLRPVGDKNPDPKVAELEDELKELGNNIGMGAMGFVGSSMCVDVHVECGFTHTGGMPMSVHTFCLSSRRATARIHADGSIEYRTDPKWFTPYMRRETIGWDSQEAASSKSA
- a CDS encoding L-aspartate oxidase; protein product: MQIERHRTDILIIGAGGAGLFAALHAKQANPDLDVTIAVKGLMGKCGCTRMVQGGYNVALAAGDSIERHFMDTIEGGKWLPRQDLAWKLCVTAIERIRELENEVGCFFDRNPDGTLHQKAFAGQTFDRTVHKGDLTGIEIINRLMEQVRARGVSAMEEHRALDIIPAKDGSGAAGALLIDMRQGVYRFVQAKAVLLASGGGPTMYLYHTPSGDKSCDGLAMALRAGLSLRDMEMVQFHPTGLLGGPDTRMTGTVLEEGLRGAGGYLLNGRGERFMHKYDARGERATRDIVSRSIYKEMRDGHTTPMGGVYIEMAHLGPEKVAKMFPGMVKRCADCGFDLAGGRVEVVPTAHYLMGGAEFEPDTSTALPGLFAAGEDCGGVHGANRLGGNGVANSTVFGGIAGDSMAAFAAREGWREADEAAIDASVARAEYPFSQPPGDLLGLRERVWQTMWDDVGVMREEAGVKRGLSKLADYEAELDHTGLADGDRRFNLTWHDWLNLKSLLMASKVIATAALAREDSRGAHYREDFPETGDLDATRYTRISLEGDELKLEMAPVSFDIVQPGQTLLDPSVAAE
- a CDS encoding succinate dehydrogenase; protein product: MERNLYIAQRLSAMLLAPLVLVHLLLIIYAVRQGLTADAILGRTQGSIGWAAFYSLFVLAAAVHAPIGLRNVLIEWTPLSRRLVDWAMVLFAVVLVAMGARAVIAVIGGPV
- a CDS encoding fumarate hydratase C-terminal domain-containing protein → MGQSGSGLKQVSLNLPAKPEDIAALELGSVVYLNGVVYTAREGVYQKVIGEGQPLPVDLTGLSNVNFHCSPAAAQTDDGGYRIGGVTATASFRFSKWMKQWLELTGTKIVIGKGGMPSEDYKKTLAPMGAVYLTTVGYGTGALLGRGIKGVRDVFWIDELGIAQAMWLFDVENFGPFIVDSDLAGNSLFAQHGEQVNANIDQLYEGLKPPALHRYGETGDRTDEVM
- the sdhC gene encoding succinate dehydrogenase, cytochrome b556 subunit, whose protein sequence is MRSSPRRHRSYWAFIGHRISGIALALFLPLHFLVLGLALEGAAELNRFLVLADTPLFKVAEWGLVVLLTIHLFFGLRLLALELLPWRDGAREGWITAGIGAAVVAGGAFLLGAF
- a CDS encoding succinate dehydrogenase/fumarate reductase iron-sulfur subunit; this encodes MQEALQKPTETEETRNLRVDVWRGGKDGAFATYTVPWRENQTVLDVVTEIQRHHEPALAYRFACRVGVCGSCAMTVNGVPRWTCRTHVRRVAGDGHITIEPLRNMPVIKDLACDMSEFFDKWQKAGGRFEGAKTRNEAPAAVNPTSKKRRNADRGIECINCGICYAACDVVSWNDDYLGPAALNRAWTLMNDERHTAQRETLRKVSEAGGCGACHTQGSCMKHCPIGISPTESIAGLRRMTLLDFLGVR